One genomic window of Fusarium keratoplasticum isolate Fu6.1 chromosome 3, whole genome shotgun sequence includes the following:
- a CDS encoding Pyruvate decarboxylase: MSSSVKLAEYLFTRLRQLGVDSLHGVPGDYNLTLLDYVQPSGLRWVGNANELNAAYAADGYARIKGLGAIVTTFGVGELSAVNAIAGAYAEFAPVVHIVGIPVRDAQQSRRLIHHTFNDGEYRRFAAMHAHVTVYQACLNDPRTSAEQIDEALRQCLLHSRPVYIEVPVDMVAKPLSAERLQSPIVLPEAQPNGDEDEVLRKVMNRIYSAKQPLIVVDGETRPLRICEDVQTLIKNTKWPTWSMPFGKGLTDETLDNFHGVYKGCFDDQTVQDFYQGSDLVLFFGPHFSNTNSSNYTTIPKDDAAILFTINGVQIGTRLFRDVSSKNIVSRLVRDLDSKQVPSYTPYPKLPRDILLPIPDKPTDEILAQDKLWKTLANVIEPGDIILGETGTAGFGVREMAIPQHTRVFTPVTWLSIGYMLPGAQGAALAQKELIEASKYHGLSSAKTILVIGDGSFQMTVQELATMVRHHLNVVVFLINNDGYTIERCIHGRNQEYNDVTPWRYLQAPSFFGAKETTYTGSAKTWRELKEVLENEGLTKGKELRMVEIFLDRDDCPKGPLWNYMEAQKNGKGVLN, translated from the coding sequence ATGTCTTCCTCTGTCAAGCTTGCGGAGTACCTCTTTACTCGTCTACGCCAATTGGGCGTCGATTCCCTCCACGGAGTGCCGGGAGATTACAACCTCACTCTCCTTGACTATGTCCAGCCCTCGGGCCTGCGATGGGTCGGAAATGCCAATGAGCTCAACGCCGCCTATGCCGCTGATGGTTATGCGAGAATCAAGGGCCTCGGAGCCATCGTCACAACCTTTGGTGTCGGCGAGCTCTCTGCAGTTAATGCGATCGCTGGTGCATACGCCGAATTTGCTCCAGTAGTGCATATCGTTGGCATCCCAGTTCGCGACGCTCAGCAATCTCGTCGGCTGATTCACCATACCTTTAACGATGGTGAATACCGCCGCTTCGCCGCTATGCATGCGCACGTCACCGTGTATCAGGCGTGCTTAAACGACCCTCGGACAAGCGCAGAGCAGATTGATGAGGCTCTCAGGCAGTGTCTACTACATAGCCGACCCGTCTACATCGAAGTCCCTGTTGACATGGTGGCCAAGCCTCTGTCCGCAGAGAGGCTACAGTCTCCAATCGTCCTCCCGGAAGCGCAGCCCAAtggggatgaagatgaggttcTTCGCAAGGTCATGAACAGAATCTACAGCGCAAAGCAGCCTCTTATCGTCGTCGATGGCGAGACCAGGCCGCTTAGAATCTGCGAGGACGTTCAGACTCTCATCAAGAACACCAAGTGGCCGACATGGTCAATGCCTTTCGGCAAGGGTCTTACAGATGAGACGCTAGACAACTTCCATGGAGTCTACAAGGGGTGTTTTGATGATCAAACCGTTCAGGACTTTTACCAAGGCTCAGACTTGGTCCTCTTCTTTGGTCCGCATttcagcaacaccaacagcagcaatTACACCACCATTCCAAAAGACGACGCCGCAATCTTGTTTACTATCAATGGAGTACAGATTGGCACTCGGCTATTCAGAGATGTATCATCAAAGAACATCGTCTCCCGCCTAGTACGCGATCTGGATTCCAAGCAAGTGCCATCCTACACCCCTTATCCCAAGCTGCCTCGCGACATCCTCCTTCCCATCCCGGATAAACCGACAGATGAGATTCTCGCTCAAGACAAGTTGTGGAAGACTCTGGCAAACGTCATTGAGCCTGGAGATATCATCCTCGGCGAGACTGGTACTGCTGGCTTTGGCGTTCGAGAGATGGCCATTCCTCAGCACACTAGAGTTTTTACACCTGTCACTTGGCTGTCCATCGGTTATATGCTTCCCGGTGCTCAAGGAGCTGCCCTCGCACAGAAGGAGCTTATCGAGGCTTCCAAATACCACGGTTTGTCGTCAGCAAAGACCATCCTAGTCATTGGCGATGGAAGTTTCCAAATGACAGTCCAAGAACTCGCAACCATGGTTCGGCATCATCTCAACGTCGTCGTCtttctcatcaacaacgacgGTTATACCATCGAGCGATGCATCCACGGGCGGAATCAAGAGTACAACGACGTCACTCCTTGGCGATATCTCCAAGCGCCATCCTTCTTTGGAGCCAAGGAGACAACCTATACTGGTTCCGCAAAGACCTGGCGTGAGCTGAAGGAGGTGCTAGAGAATGAGGGGTTGACAAAGGGTAAGGAGCTTAGGATGGTGGAGATCTTTTTGGATCGGGACGATTGTCCCAAGGGGCCATTGTGGAACTATATGGAGGCACAAAAGAATGGCAAGGGAGTTTTGAACTAG
- a CDS encoding Protein kinase domain-containing protein produces MYNVPILVCIHSPASGAEAQWSVINTTMPSAGDVPSSMSTGISEICGDAISLSQPPPEWSVVGFQFSTRNTDSELTVMCNGKRFVLCLAADNLSESPKLKERYLFFLRVAEEFELDGFTVEDLWDWAAEPLFPLFRDMPPPDKTHQSTLDDFFNPETFVYTLRAVSDNLVPEKCENQNQDSMFGILLPDELCTPWTSVKPSEIRVCEEKAIGPPNHTPRKVLLEDDTVAFLKLMHRGDKQFLKTELDAYYKIDKARLDSTTRVSRLHGLVRDDRGAILGLLLTYIDCKNLTLSCAVKPETPTALREKWAAQLRDIITQLHNAGLVWGDAKPDNVLIDSNKDAWIVDFGGGYTEGWVPKTLAGTVEGDTVAFEKMVEFIST; encoded by the coding sequence ATGTACAATGTACCCATTCTAGTCTGTATCCACTCCCCCGCTTCAGGCGCTGAGGCACAATGGTCCGTCATCAACACAACTATGCCCTCTGCAGGAGACGTCCCAAGCAGCATGAGCACCGGTATCTCTGAAATTTGTGGCGATGCGATATCGCTGTCGCAGCCACCGCCAGAATGGAGCGTCGTTGGATTCCAATTCAGCACCAGAAACACCGATTCGGAGCTGACGGTTATGTGCAATGGCAAACGCTTTGTCCTGTGTTTGGCCGCCGACAACTTGTCCGAATCACCCAAGCTGAAAGAGCGTTACCTTTTCTTTCTACGAGTCGCTGAAGAGTTCGAGCTGGATGGTTTTACTGTCGAAGACCTCTGGGATTGGGCTGCTGAGCCTCTGTTCCCCCTTTTCCGAGACATGCCCCCTCCAGACAAGACGCATCAATCGACCCTCGACGACTTTTTCAACCCCGAAACTTTTGTCTACACCTTGCGAGCGGTCTCCGATAATCTAGTTCCGGAGAAATGCGAAAACCAAAACCAAGATTCTATGTTTGGCATTCTTCTCCCTGACGAACTCTGCACGCCGTGGACCTCTGTCAAACCGTCCGAAATCCGAGTCTGCGAGGAGAAGGCCATTGGGCCTCCTAATCACACACCACGCAAGGTCCTCCTAGAGGACGACACTGTCGCATTCTTGAAGCTCATGCATCGCGGCGACAAGCAGTTCCTCAAGACCGAGCTGGATGCTTACTACAAGATCGACAAAGCACGGCTTGACAGTACGACCAGGGTCTCACGCCTCCATGGTCTGGTGCGGGATGACAGAGGCGCGATTCTTGGCCTTTTACTCACCTATATCGACTGCAAAAACTTGACACTGTCGTGTGCTGTTAAGCCCGAGACACCGACAGCCCTGCGAGAGAAATGGGCAGCCCAGCTCCGGGACATCATCACTCAGCTACACAATGCTGGACTCGTCTGGGGAGATGCTAAGCCGGACAACGTCTTGATCGATAGCAATAAGGATGCTTGGATTGTCGACTTTGGTGGCGGGTATACAGAGGGATGGGTGCCCAAGACGTTGGCCGGGACGGTAGAAGGTGATACGGTTGCTTTTGAGAAGATGGTAGAATTCATCAGCACTTGA
- a CDS encoding MFS domain-containing protein: MAADTASNPRSSADLEAAKKEEGVTTEERHVPTNTDILAETWSRRALIVAFTGLFATTFITSFLKYATKVYDAYATSEFKKHSALTTANVVGTIIGLVTYPIMAKFSNVFGRAEGLTFSILFLVLSQVMYAACQNIATYIAGGIFESIGDTGYVIMQQVFIADTTSLINRGFWTSLPESVASIPTLYLGSIVADSVLKHSTWRWGYGMWAVILPFCAAPLIITLYILQRKARKNGYRREGAWDAADKSQPLSKRLINLFWVDLDILGAVLLVVGLGLTLIPLSLTGAKRSDRWDQGGYIAMLVIGVVIVAVFFVWDAKFAKEPFVPFRMIKERTVIAACILSMLDFFHYSCFTIFFPSYLQVAGGFSPGHSTRIDNALRVAFQIASVLVGILMKYSKRTQIFIFIGVPLVVLGQGLQIYFVNQNGGSANEASFITAKTLVGVGRAFYQTAAQVSIQALVAKRDVPVVTGVYYASMNLGGAIGTSVSGAIWNNMLPKKLVKYLPENAKAKAMPIYKSIVAAQKFAKGTPVRAAIDKSYCETQQLLAIAATAALAPMLIVMFFLKTIDLTKVDDAKLDENKSTDGEVEPPMEKNVQQTIRAEAH; this comes from the exons ATGGCTGCAGATACTGCGTCTAATCCTCGAAGCTCGGCCGATCTCGAGGCGGCCAAAAAGGAAGAGGGTGTTACTACTGAGGAGCGCCATGTCCCGACCAATACGGATATTCTGGCCGAGACCTGGTCTCGGAGGGCCTTGATCGTCGCCTTTACGGG TCTATTTGCTACTACCTTCATCACATCGTTCCTCAAGTATGCGACCAAGGTGTATGATGCCTACGCCACgtccgagttcaagaagcaCTCTGCTTTGACCACGGCCAATGTCGTCGGTACTATCATCGGTCTCGTCACATAccccatcatggccaagttctCCAAT GTCTTTGGTCGTGCTGAGGGTCTTACCTTTtccatcctcttccttgtTCTCTCGCAGGTCATGTACGCTGCCTGCCAGAATATCGCCACCTACATT GCTGGAGGTATCTTCGAGTCCATTGGTGACACTGGATACGTCATTATGCAACAAGTCTTCATCGCCGACACAACCAGCCTGATCAACCGAGGTTTCTGGACATCCCTCCCTGAATCCGTCGCCTCTATCCCAACTCTGTACCTTGGATCCATTGTCGCCGATAGCGTTCTCAAGCACTCGACTTGGCGATGGGGATACGGAATGTGGGCTGTTATCCTCCCCTTCTGCGCTGcgcctctcatcatcactctCTACATCCTTCAGCGCAAGGCCCGCAAGAATGGCTACCGTCGTGAGGGTGCCTGGGATGCTGCCGATAAGTCTCAGCCTCTTAGCAAGCgtctcatcaacctcttctgGGTCGACCTCGATATCCTCGGTGCTgtccttctcgtcgtcggccttggtcttACTCTGAttcccctctccctcaccGGCGCCAAGCGAAGCGACCGATGGGACCAGGGCGGATACATTGCCATGCTGGTTATCGGAGTCGTTATCGTCGCCGTCTTTTTCGTCTGGGACGCTAAGTTCGCTAAGGAACCCTTCGTGCCTTTCCGCATGATCAAGGAGCGAACCGTCATTGCGGCTTGCATTCTGTCCAtgctcgacttcttccactACTCTTGcttcaccatcttcttccccagcTATCTCCAGGTTGCCGGTGGATTCAGCCCAGGCCACTCCACCCGTATCGA TAATGCCCTCCGTGTTGCTTTCCAGATCGCCTCCGTTCTCGTCGGTATTCTCATGAAGTACAGCAAGCGCACTCAGATCTTTATCTTTATCGGAGTTCCTCTCGTTGTTCTCGGCCAGGGTCTCCAGATCTACTTTGTCAACCAGAACGGAGGAAGTGCCAACGAAGCCTCCTTCATCACTGCCAAGACCCTCGTCGGTGTTGGCCGTGCGTTCTATCAGACTGCCGCTCAGGTCTCCATCCAGGCTCTCGTCGCTAAGCGGGATGTTCCTGTTGTCACTGGCGTTTACTACGCCTCCATGAACCTTGGTGGTGCCATCGGTACCAG TGTGAGCGGTGCCATCTGGAACAACATGCtccccaagaagctcgtcaagtACCTCCCCGAGaacgccaaggccaaggccatgccCATCTACAAGTCTATTGTTGCCGCCCAAAAGTTCGCCAAGGGAACCCCCGTCCgcgccgccatcgacaagTCATATTGCGAGACTCAGCAACTCCTCGCCATTGCCGCCACAGCCGCCCTCGCGCCCATGCTCATCGTCATGTTCTTCCTCAAGACTATCGATCTTACCAAGGTGGATGATGCCAAGCTTGATGAGAACAAGTCGACTGATGGAGAGGTTGAGCCGCCAATGGAGAAGAACGTCCAGCAGACTATCAGGGCTGAGGCACATTGA
- a CDS encoding MFS domain-containing protein, which translates to MAEKQESPKSIQLDDMARPESQRTLTPSVPGSESGKRQTDEEAAVQSDNKEGEPSSSEPQDPNAVGWDGDDDPNNPMNWTPKKKWGCIGALSLMTLLTPLGSSMFAPGVPDIMREFKDDNENIATFVVSVYVLGFAFGPLLAAPLSEIYGRAPVFNIANILFIIATIITALSQNMPMLIIFRFLMGFAGSTPVTNGSGTISDMFPVEERGKAMAVWAMGPLLGPCIGPLMGGYMIEDLGWRWVFWVIAIFAGALSVVCYFAAPETYHPALLEKKAARLRKETGNQDLYSVLHNPGLTSTKQFEHAIIRPMKLLFTHFPVLILSLYVAIVYGVLYLMFSTFTFVFAQQYGFGTGTIGLAYLPTGIGMLFGVMLFGVITDVIIKKKLAQNGKTVPEDRLPVWLIAPNGIIIVASLFWYGWSTENNTHWIVPMIGVAFFCFGLMGIMMCLQIYLIDAYISYAASVVAAVTVLRSIAGAMLPLAGLSMYNHVGLGWGNSILAFLSLVLAPVPIVFRYYGAQIRAKCPDNLG; encoded by the exons atggctgagaAACAAGAGTCTCCCAAGAGCATCCagctcgacgacatggctCGTCCCGAGAGCCAGCGAACACTCACTCCTTCGGTCCCTGGTAGCGAATCGGGGAAGCGACAAACAGACGAGGAAGCAGCTGTTCAGAGTGACAACAAAGAGGGTGAGCCTTCGAGCTCTGAGCCTCAAGATCCCAATGCTgttggatgggatggcgacgacgacccCAACAACCCCATGAACTGGACACCAAAGAAGAAATGGGGATGTATCGGCGCTCTATCACTCATGACCCTATTGAC TCCCCTC GGCTCCTCCATGTTCGCCCCAGGCGTCCCCGACATCATGCGCGAGTTCAAAGACGACAACGAAAACATCGCAACGTTCGTAGTATCCGTCTACGTCCTCGGCTTCGCCTTTGGtcccctcctcgccgcaCCCCTCAGCGAGATCTACGGCCGCGCGCCCGTCTTCAACATTGCcaacatcctcttcatcatcgcgACAATCATCACCGCCCTCAGCCAAAACATGCCCatgctcatcatcttccgCTTCCTGATGGGTTTCGCTGGTTCTACGCCTGTTACAAACGGTAGTGGAACTATTTCTGACATGTTTCCTGTTGAGGAGCGTGgcaaggccatggctgtGTGGGCTATGGGGCCGTTGCTGGGACCCTGCATCGGACCGTTGATGGGAGGGTACATGATCGAAGATCTCGGTTGGCGATGGGTATTTTGGGTCATTGCCATCTTT GCCGGTGCCCTCTCAGTTGTCTGCTACTTTGCAGCCCCCGAGACATACCATCCcgccctcctcgagaagaaggctgctcgTCTTAGGAAAGAGACTGGTAACCAGGACTTGTACTCAGTTCTGCACAACCCCGGCCTTACTAGCACGAAGCAGTTTGAGCATGCCATCATTCGCCCGATGAAGCTCCTCTTCACCCACTTCCCCGTGCTCATCCTCTCCCTTTACGTCGCCATCGTGTACGGTGTGCTATACCTCATGTTCAGTACTTTCACCTTTGTGTTTGCGCAGCAATATGGCTTTGGAACTGGAACAATTGGTCTAGCCTACCTCCCCACCGGTATTGGCATGTTGTTCGGTGTCATGCTGTTTGGAGTCATCACCGatgtcatcatcaagaagaagcttgcGCAGAACGGCAAGACTGTTCCCGAAGACCGTCTCCCCGTTTGGCTAATCGCGCccaacggcatcatcattgtcgcGTCGCTGTTCTGGTACGGATGGTCGACTGAGAACAACACCCACTGGATCGTGCCTATGATTGGCgtcgccttcttctgctttgGTCTGATGGGCATCATG ATGTGTCTCCAGATCTACCTCATCGACGCCTACATTTCCTACGCGGCCTCTGTCGTCGCAGCTGTGACGGTCCTCCGCTCAATCGCCGGAGCCATGCTTCCTCTCGCCGGCCTGTCAATGTACAATCATGTCGGCCTGGGCTGGGGCAATAGCATTCTCGCATTCTTGTCGCTGGTGTTGGCACCAGTGCCCATTGTATTCCGCTACTACGGAGCCCAAATCCGCGCCAAGTGCCCGGACAACCTGGGTTGA
- a CDS encoding Zn(2)-C6 fungal-type domain-containing protein — protein MTSNDESPRESEGEGKDDIDSLNPASSISGKRQRKTKSTACRRCHARKVKCSGGQPCENCRQASKGAECSYPRKNRLVKVSQQYIDDLVAENQRLRNSRDTDTKARPELGVPDAPIAPTNGQAEPTSTLQGTLLEERPWFFDMNVLHTPVLIGEASDAAFATRFRQAISEPGHSHIPRVNYAPDDRLLTLSDADCPWPIPSRARLLVNVALKYVSRCYHIVRKSQILEGLEQTIQNPHSTDSLLKSKLWALFAIGEMYSTRTAAKEKNFPGMCYFARATRILRIISERPRIDAIEIRLLLSFYSLALNRRYTAYALAGSSVRLSVVMGLHLNVPESQLRDAAAREHRNRVWWTAYSFDRMWASRLGHPVAIQDNDIEVDLPSDPVLETPSDDFADSAYFIASIRLARLAGRVINSIYTRRPQQKTLSQRVQEALRDLRTFVEELPAHLHIESTDGPEPSPKPLSLHLYFNQVAITSTRPILLHVLRTHVAAWETQPRTEPQIPASAVTLSEACVRCARHSCRLLIDCWIDGSFATFDYFYTQYLFAAATVLAISSLLDGKECRSDKEQFESAAQFLAQLKENGNFAAEEFCRHLDAMKVCMAAVQSRRGDFTIPDANLIQLDGIDVSQALTAANPTAGMALSEPSLQELLSQPVLDLQFIDASMYHDGSQGLYWPDISPESWTTNAWTPN, from the exons ATGACCTCGAACGATGAGAGTCCCCGTGAGTccgagggggaggggaaagaTGATATCGACTCTCTTAAcccagccagcagcatctCTGGCAAGCGGCAGCGCAAGACCAAATCAACGGC CTGCCGTCGGTGCCACGCCCGAAAGGTAAAGTGCTCGGGAGGACAGCCCTGCGAGAACTGCCGACAGGCAAGCAAGGGTGCCGAGTGCTCTTATCCCCGGAAGAACCGGTTGGTAAAGGTCAGCCAACA ATATAtcgatgaccttgtcgccgaAAATCAGCGGCTCCGTAATAGTCGGGATACGGACACCAAAGCTCGGCCTGAACTCGGCGTACCAGATGCCCCAATTGCCCCGACCAATGGCCAAGCTGAGCCTACCTCGACCCTTCAAGGGACCCTGTTGGAGGAACGTCCCTGGTTCTTTGACATGAATGTTCTTCACACACCGGTATTGATCGGTGAAGCATCAGATGCCGCCTTTGCCACGCGTTTCCGTCAAGCCATCTCGGAGCCTGGACACAGCCATATTCCCAGAGTCAATTACGCACCAGATGATAGACTACTTACCCTCTCTGATGCCGACTGTCCCTGGCCTATTCCCTCCCGAGCACGGTTGTTGGTCAATGTCGCCCTCAAGTATGTCAGTCGTTGCTACCATATTGTCCGGAAGAGTCAGATCCTCGAAGGGCTCGAGCAGACCATCCAGAACCCACATTCTACCGATTCGCTTCTGAAGAGTAAACTATGGGCCTTGTTTGCTATTGGAGAGATGTACTCGACCCGAACGGCGGCAAAGGAAAAGAACTTTCCAGGCATGTGCTATTTTGCGAGGGCGACTCGTATACTCCGCATCATCAGTGAACGGCCGAGGATTGATGCCATCGAGATCAGATTGCTTCTG TCCTTTTACTCTCTTGCACTCAACCGTCGGTACACGGCATATGCTCTGGCAGGCTCTTCTGTTCGCCTTTCCGTGGTTATGGGACTACACCTCAACGTCCCCGAATCCCAGCTAAGGGATGCTGCTGCTAGAGAACACAGGAATCGAGTGTGGTGGACTGCATACAGCTTCGATCGCATGTGGGCATCAAGGCTTGGTCATCCAGTCGCGATACAAGACAACGATATCGAAGTTGACCTCCCTTCTGATCCGGTATTAGAAACACCATCAGACGACTTTGCAGACTCGGCATACTTTATCGCAAGTATACGATTGGCTCGCCTCGCCGGTCGGGTGATCAACTCTATTTATACACGAAGGCCGCAACAAAAGACCTTGTCTCAGCGAGTGCAAGAGGCTTTGAGGGATCTGCGCACGTTTGTGGAAGAGTTGCCAGCTCATCTACACATTGAGTCGACGGATGGACCTGAACCAAGTCCCAAGCCTCTCTCCCTACACCTTTACTTCAACCAG GTCGCCATCACTTCCACCCGACCTATCCTTCTCCATGTCCTGAGAACTCACGTCGCCGCCTGGGAGACGCAGCCAAGGACAGAACCCCAGATTCCTGCCTCTGCCGTCACCCTGTCAGAGGCCTGCGTAAGATGTGCACGACACTCGTGCCGTCTACTAATTGACTGCTGGATTGATGGATCTTTTGCTACGTTTGACTACTTTTATACCCAATATCTCTTCGCTGCCGCCACTGTTCTGGCCATTTCAAGTCTCCTCGACGGCAAGGAGTGTCGAAGCGACAAGGAACAGTTTGAGTCGGCCGCTCAGTTCCTGGCTCAGCTTAAAGAGAATGGTAACTTCGCTGCCGAGGAGTTCTGTCGACATTTAGACGCCATGAAAGTTTGCATGGCGGCAGTACAGTCACGGAGGGGAGACTTTACTATACCGGACGCCAACCTCATACAACTGGATGGTATCGACGTTAGTCAAGCACTCACGGCGGCCAATCCCACAGCAGGCATGGCATTGTCAGAGCCTTCACTGCAGGAACTTCTGTCTCAGCCCGTTCTGGATTTGCAGTTCATCGATGCGTCGATGTATCACGATGGTTCACAGGGACTGTACTGGCCAGACATCAGCCCCGAGAGTTGGACGACCAACGCGTGGACACCGAACTAA